The Triticum urartu cultivar G1812 chromosome 6, Tu2.1, whole genome shotgun sequence genome includes the window AATTAAAACACCTCCCACAACTAATTTTCTGCAACAGGACCCATTGAAAAAGAGCCGCCTGGGGATGAACCGGTGCTTGCTTGACGCGTGGGGACGATTGTGTGCCCAGTCGACGCCCCCAGGTCGCCACCAAAATCACACGAACTTGGCGATATTTTCATACAAAATTGTATAACCTCGACGAAACTGGCACAAACTCGGCAAAACTTCATTGAAATTTGTACAAAAACAGCTAAAACATGCAAACTACACCTAGTCCTACTGCGCCGCGGCCACCGCACTCCATCTACATGCTGAGAAGTCTGTAGAAACGGATGTAGTCGCCGTCGTCGTGCGCCTCGCCGAAACCGCCGCCGTCTCTGCTGCACCCCTCGCCAGGGTCGCCGACGCACGGTGTGGCGCTGGACGGCCCTgcctcgtcctcctcgtcgctgtCGAGGACGATGAAGCCGCCCTCCTCGTGCCCGTGGCGCCGGGCGTGGAGCTCCGCATATGCCCGGCGCTGGCGGCACACCTGCTCGCGGTCGTAGTCCTTCTTCGCCCATTTTAGGGCGGCCTCGTCGTCGGGGGCCACCATGCCGACGTGTTCCGGCTTCACGAGGAGCAGGCCCGGCTCGGGCTTCGGCCGGACCAGGCGGACGGAGCGCGGGGAGGGGCGGGCACCCTTGTTGATGATGAGGGTGCCGCTGTGGGTGCGATGCCGGAGCGGCGTCTCCTCCGGCTCCGGCTTGACGAGGCGGAGCGCCGACGAGCCGGAGGAGAGCGAGCCGGAGCCCGACGACGAGGACGTCCCCGACTCCATTCGCCGCGACGTCCAGGAACTGCCACGGCAGCGAGAGAAGGACGGCTGCGGCGGATACTCGAGGCACGGCACGTTGCCGATCTCGATGTGGTCGAGGACGACCTCGAGGGTGTGGACTGACACGCCCCACCACTCGCGCTGCCCGTCGGCACTGAGGCGGCCGCGAGGATGATGTCGTTGGCGAAGGCGGTCTGCTCTTGGCGTCGGCGCTCGAAGTACATCGTCCACAGCGTTTCGCTGTCGGCGGCGTACCTCGACTCGTtccgctgctcctccgccagggatgaGCGGATGCGGGCGATCTCGGCCCACCGTGCCACCCCTTCGGGCACTGGAGGCACCGGGACGTCGCCGGCTCTCAGCCTCCACGCCCCCGGCACACGCATGTTTGGGGGCGCCGGATACTCGGCCTCGTAGAGGAGGCGCGCCTCCGGCTCTTGGAGATGGCGGCAGCCGAAGCCGTTCGCCGTCGCCTGGGAACCTCTCAGCCATTTGCTCGTCGATGGGAAGGAGGAGTGTGCTGCTTTGTGTGGCGATGCAGGTGAAGTGTGGCAACTGTGGCGTTCACCGGCGGGGGATCGGCTTTTATAACCACGACCAGGCGGCGAGAGCCTGCATGCCGGGCGACGCGTGGCGGGAGCAGCCGGGAGGTGGCGCCTTCACTGCaccgcccgtgaggcatcaatggaggctGACCGGCGTGGCAGCGCAGCAGCCTTGGCCAGCCTTCGCATTAATTTCCGCGGGaaccgaggcgatgaggacgacgaagcgACGTCTCGCTGACGCAGCGGGCCCATCACCGTTCGCGTGAAAAACGCGTTCCCCAGCGCCCCCTGGCGCGCCGGGTTCAGTCTGGGTCCGCCGGCATCAGTTTCAATCCAAACCAGCGAAAAACGGGCTCCTGGGCGTGACAAGGCCGATTTTCGGCCGCCGGCGACAAGAGAAAATGCTTGGGGGGCTGTTGGGGACGCGGATAGAGATACTCTTACATAAGCATCTAGACTCAGAAACTCTCTTGCCCATAGATGGACATCATCACATCAGTGTTAGCACTCCTTGCAAAAAGAAGCTTGAACCCTTGTGAAACTTATGGAGTGAAAACTTCATTTCTCGAAGCACATGATATCGGGGTTGTTTGGCCGGGCTCCAAATATTTGGTTCGCCAAGGCCCATTGGTTCTTTCTAGTTCATTCGGTAGCCAATTCCTGGGCGAGATGTTGGCGGCCGAATCGGTCGCCAATAGTTTGATGCGCCGATGGATTGACAGAAATCAACTCGTCCTTCGTCCCAAATACTCCCTTTATTCTACAATGTAGTGCTTTCTTTATCCACGTGCTTCAATTTTGACCGTAAATTCAACtatcaagaccgattgcggcgggagcaaaaattatatcagtgaattcgtattcgaaagaagttttcaattatataattttttctcccgccgcagttggtctcgttggttaaatttatgatcaaagtTGGATCTCGGgaagcgcgggcgcactatattttgaaATGGAGGGAATATATGTCTCGTGTAGACGTAGGACACCGCTTGTCACCGGCCACCACTAAGGCACAAACACGCATCAATTGGGCATGATAATGTTGAAGTTCGAACAAAGTAAAGTACACATCTACTGTAGTATGTTTGAACTTTGGCCTTTGGATGAATTTAAAAGTTTCAAACAAGTTGCTAGTGGTGATACGGAAGATTGAACAAACAAGGCGGGCACGGTGCTGCTTCCAAAGGTGGCCTGCTCGTACCTCcccatttaaagaatgcagcttAGGATCTAAAAATATGTAGCTTTAGAGTTTAGAGTACTGACACATATGCAAGCTGGCACTTGGGAGTAAAAGCTGTCGTCAGCCATGAAGCGTCAACGTTACGGTCCCGCTTGCTCTCCATCTGTCCAGCCCGCCTCGTATCCCTCCCGACGCTTCCTCATTTATTTCCACTGATCGCCTCCTGTTTCCTGCCAAAAACTGCATGCAACGCAAGCGAAAAGCaagcagagcagcagcagcagcggctcATTTAAATCACCCTCCAAACCACCATCAGCAACGCGAAGTGTTTTTCAAACTCGGTCACGGTCTATCTCAAGTGGGCAAGTCCAAGAGCAAAATTCCAACAAAGTCCAAAAAGCAAATCACGTCGCCACCACAGAGAAAGGGTCCAGCTCTGCTCCCGAGACGGCGACCGTTGGCACTCGCCACTCATCAGAGCGTTTCAAATTTAAATCGTCCCTCCAAACCTCCAAACCTCCACCACACCGCCATTTGGTCCATAGATTAAGCACCAGGCACAGGCAGCCTCGCACCACGAAACCCCCGTCAACCTCCCCTCGCGCACGCACCAATGGCAGCCACGCCGCCCAAGAGGGAGCCGCTGGCCCCCCTCAGCTGCAACGCGGCCGCAGACACGCCTGCGGCCACCGCCGGCGCGCGGCCACGCGCGCCGGCGGTCTCCGCCGAGAAGGAGAACCTGGGCGCGGCCAATCTCGGCCCCGGCAAGGAGGAGAAGAGGGCGACGACGCCTGCTGCCGCGAAGGCGGCGCCGCTGAAGCCGTCGTCGCTGCAGGCCCGCATGGAGGGCGAGGAGGCGCCGTCGGCGACCGCGACCGCGACGGCGGCGGGGCTGCCCGTGTTCGTCGGGCCGAGGGGGAGGGagctgctgccgccgccaccaccgccggcgTCGTCGTCCTACGAGGCGTGGGACCTCTCCGACAACGAGGCGGCGCCGGCCGCGTCCTGGGCCACGCTGCCCAACAGGGCGCTGCTGTGCCGCCCGCTGCCGCTCGACGTCGGGAGGTGCACCTGCGTCGTCGTCAGGGAGAAGGCCACCGGGGCCAGAGGCGTGGCGCTCTACTCGCTCTACACCAACGTGAGCTAATCCCCGTCCTCCCCCCTTCGCTTCCTCGGCTTCAAATTTTCAAAATCCGGGGGAGAGTAGTGTGATTAGTTGCTGAGATTAGTGCCATAAGGATTCGTGCCCGTCTCTCTGTTGTGCGATTGCAGGAGGGGCAGGGGCGGCAGGACCGGAAGCTGGCGGTGGCCCGGCAccggaggaggagagggaggtcGGAGTTCATCGTGGCGCAGAACCAGGACGGCGTCTTCTGCAG containing:
- the LOC125516559 gene encoding tubby-like protein 4; this translates as MAATPPKREPLAPLSCNAAADTPAATAGARPRAPAVSAEKENLGAANLGPGKEEKRATTPAAAKAAPLKPSSLQARMEGEEAPSATATATAAGLPVFVGPRGRELLPPPPPPASSSYEAWDLSDNEAAPAASWATLPNRALLCRPLPLDVGRCTCVVVREKATGARGVALYSLYTNEGQGRQDRKLAVARHRRRRGRSEFIVAQNQDGVFCSSDKNFLGTMGANLVGSKYQIWGQGDRVDELKSQSKRLLGVIAFAPTITTLTGSFRSMRAWIPKNQSMQLRTNSSAQIQHVSGLPKDWQEKRSRAEQLCSRSPFYNNMTKRYELDFRERVGRMGYKVQTSVKNFQMTLEENGRQTILQLGRVGKSKYIMDFRYPLTGYQAFCICLASMDSKLCCTL